In Osmerus eperlanus chromosome 17, fOsmEpe2.1, whole genome shotgun sequence, a single genomic region encodes these proteins:
- the cry1a gene encoding cryptochrome circadian regulator 1a: protein MVVNTIHWFRKGLRLHDNPSLKKSIQGADTVRCVYILDPWFAGSSNVGISRWRFLLQCLEDLDASLRKLNSRLFVIRGQPTDVFPRLFKEWKICRLSYEYDSEPFGKERDAAIKKLASEAEVEVTVCISHTLYDLDKIIELNGGQSPLTYKRFQTLISRMDAVEMPAEAITAEVMGKCTTPLSDDHDDKFGVPSLEELGFDTEGLSSAVWPGGETEALTRLERHLERKAWVANFERPRMNANSLLASPTGLSPYLRFGCLSCRLFYFKLTDLYRKVKKNSTPPLSLYGQLLWREFFYTAATNNPRFDKMEGNPICVQIPWDRNPEALAKWAEGRTGFPWIDAIMTQLRQEGWIHHLARHAVACFLTRGDLWISWEEGMKVFEELLLDADWSVNSGSWMWLSCSSFFQQFFHCYCPVGFGRRTDPNGDYIRRYLPILRGFPAKYIYDPWNAPESVQKAAKCVIGVHYPKPMVNHAEASRLNIERMKQIYQQLSCYRGLGLLATVPSNGNGEASSGMMGFSSRDDTHEATVQSGYQMQVQSHGDWHSGATVFSQGEAHSSVHTQHQGFAGSSSSMVFYGQGTQHMAGPAVLQGHGLHSTLTSGKRHSEDSGCGTGSKVQRQSAQ, encoded by the exons GTTTCTACTGCAATGTTTGGAAGATCTGGATGCCAGCCTCCGAAAGCTCAACTCTCGTCTGTTTGTCATTCGAGGACAGCCCACTGATGTCTTCCCACGACTCTTCAAG GAGTGGAAGAtttgtcgtctgtcgtatgagTACGACTCCGAGCCttttgggaaggagagagatgcggCCATCAAAAAGCTGGCCAGCGAGGCTGAGGTGGAGGTCACAGTCTGCATCTCCCACACACTCTACGACCTGGACAA gATCATAGAGTTGAATGGAGGCCAGTCCCCCCTCACGTACAAGCGTTTCCAGACTCTGATCAGCAGGATGGATGCTGTGGAGATGCCAGCAGAGGCCATCACTGCTGAGGTGATGGGGAAGTGCACGACGCCGCTCTCTGACGACCACGACGACAAGTTTGGAGTCCCGTCCTTGGAGGAGCTAG GCTTCGACACGGAGGGTCTGTCCTCTGCTGTGtggcctggaggagagactgaggcccttaccagactggagaggcacctggagaggaag GCATGGGTGGCCAACTTTGAGCGGCCAAGAATGAACGCCAACTCCTTACTGGCGAGTCCGACAGGCCTCAGCCCCTACCTGCGCTTTGGCTGCCTCTCCTGTCGGCTCTTCTACTTCAAACTCACAGATCTCTACAGGAAG GTGAAGAAGAACAgcaccccgcccctctccctgtACGGTCAGCTGCTGTGGCGGGAGTTCTTCTACACGGCCGCCACCAACAACCCCCGCTTCGACAAGATGGAGGGCAACCCCATATGCGTCCAGATCCCCTGGGACCGCAACCCCGAGGCTCTGGCCAAGTGGGCGGAGGGCCGGACGGGCTTCCCCTGGATCGACGCCATCATGACCCAGCTGAGGCAGGAGGGCTGGATCCACCACCTGGCCCGGCACGCTGTGGCCTGCTTCCTGACCCGTGGAGACCTGTGGATCAGCTGGGAGGAGGGCATGAAG gtgtttgagGAGCTTCTGTTGGATGCAGACTGGAGCGTGAACTCTGGCAGCTGGATGTGGCTCTCCTGCAGCTCCTTCTTCCAGCAGTTCTTCCACTGCTACTGCCCCGTGGGCTTCGGCCGGCGCACTGACCCCAACGGAGACTACATCAG ACGCTACCTGCCCATACTCAGAGGATTCCCAGCCAAGTACATCTACGACCCGTGGAACGCACCGGAGAGTGTGCAGAAAGCGGCCAAGTGTGTGATCGGGGTGCACTACCCCAAGCCCATGGTGAACCACGCCGAGGCCAGCCGCCTCAACATAGAGAGGATGAAACAGATCTACCAGCAGCTGTCCTGCTACAGAGGCCTGg GCCTGCTGGCTACGGTCCCGTCTAACGGTAACGGCGAGGCGTCCTCGGGCATGATGGGGTTCTCCTCTCGAGACGACACACATGAGGCCACCGTTCAATCTG GATACCAGATGCAAGTTCAGTCCCATGGAGACTGGCACAGCGGGGCCACGGTGTTCTCCCAGGGCGAAGCTCACAGCAGCGTCCACACACAGCATCAAG GTTTTGCTGGAAGCAGCAGTAGCATGGTGTTCTATGGCCAGGGCACCCAGCACATGGCAGGCCCAGCAGTGCTGCAAG gGCACGGGTTGCACAGCACTCTGACCAGTGGTAAACGCCACAGCGAGGACTCTGGCTGCGGCACCGGCTCCAAGGTCCAGAGACAGAGCGCCCAGTAG